From Serinus canaria isolate serCan28SL12 chromosome 24, serCan2020, whole genome shotgun sequence, one genomic window encodes:
- the IL10RA gene encoding interleukin-10 receptor subunit alpha isoform X1 gives MVPSATALALSLALLLACPAHGEELARPRSVRITTEMGWPLLRWEPGVGCPSDARYDVEYIAYGTGVPWTAIPECSNTSEHSCDLTRYTPEPEQRYHARVRAVTQNLTSFWERTGSFFPQQAGPRLAGQSLSVMGNSIQVRLQLLLQPGNVSLEYSDFQREMSRYHVHLRRTRDNHTITVVKNSSEFTIRGLFWLTEYCLSVEPSLANRPVPTTRSAEQCVTTGHRDRSAELLPTILSSSFIILSLLGLLGALLLARTYIRKPVRTPSALKSFMKQSSLWVEHEPPSSGSLDADPIQQLFLCHKEHQPDSSPDSSPSTAQPPLEQGWKLPAWPKDQLGLLGPTGSRDSSGTSTDSGICLHIPSSSSSSSLSCSTGPEPQGYRQQLPMAEDSGVGLESPCPAAGCSSGSGNTSPGLCPAPGQAEVEFRGYLQQSKGTVEPERAPEQGEPLPGCAGSVQGLGSTEAVLDMECSELAVAKGYLKQSSPEHPLTQHLAPWGAPACHFSSQVGPQVPTLLSWAAPGAPLTSKASPDLKTPFDLNIFSSTAFLGPLPLMPSLGSSWIPLPTQALGQPRGDSKDSRL, from the exons ATGGTCCCCTCTGCCACCGCCCTGGCGCTCAGCCTGGCGCTGCTCcttgcctgccctgcccacg GTGAGGAGCTGGCCAGGCCCCGCTCCGTGCGCATCACCACAGAGATGGGCTGGCCCCTGCTGAGGTGGGAGCCGGGGGTCGGCTGCCCCAGCGATGCCCGCTACGACGTGGAGTACATAGC ctACGGCACCGGCGTCCCCTGGACAGCCATCCCAGAGTGCAGCAACACCTCGGAGCACTCCTGTGACCTCACCCGCTACACCCCGGAGCCGGAGCAGCGCTACCACGCGCGGGTCAGGGCCGTGACCCAAAACCTCACGTCCTTCTGGGAAAGGACCGGCAGCTTCTTCCCACAGCAAG CTGGCCCGCGCCTGGCGGGCCAGAGCCTCTCCGTGATGGGCAACTCCATCCAGGTgcggctgcagctgctgctccagcccggGAACGTCAGCCTGGAGTACAGCGACTTCCAGAGGGAAATGTCCCGCTACCACGTGCACCTCAGGAGGACACGGGACAACCACACG ATCACGGTGGTGAAGAACAGCAGCGAGTTCACCATCAGGGGGCTGTTCTGGCTCACAGAGTACTGCCTGAGCgtggagcccagcctggccaacAGGCCCGTCCCCACCACGCGCTCTGCTGAGCAGTGTGTCACCACCGGCCACAGGGACA GGAGTGCAGAGCTCCTCCCGaccatcctcagctcctccttcaTCATCCTCTCCTTGTTGGGCctcctgggggctctgctgctggcacggACCTACATCAGGAAACCTGTGAGGACCCCGTCCGCCCTG aaGTCCTTCATGAAGCAGAGCTCACTCTGGGTGGAGCACGAGCCCCCATCCTCAGGAAGCCTGGATGCAGACCccatccagcagctcttcctgtgCCACAAGGAGCACCAGCCAGACAGCAGCCCtgacagcagccccagcacagcccagccgcccctggagcagggctggaagctcCCAGCATGGCCCAAGGACCAGCTGGGCCTGCTGGGGCCCACggggagcagagacagcagcGGCACCAGCACCGACAGCGGCATCTGCCTGCacatcccctcctcctcctcctcctcctccctgagctgctccacgGGCCCCGAGCCCCAGGGctacaggcagcagctgcccatgGCTGAGGACAGTGGGGTGGGCTTGgagagcccctgccctgctgctggctgctcctctggcagtgggaacaccagcccagggctgtgccctgcccctgGCCAGGCAGAAGTGGAGTTCCGGGGGTACCTGCAGCAGTCCAAGGGCACCGTGGAGCCAGAGCGGGCCCcggagcagggagagcccctCCCGGGCTGTGCAGGGTCCGTGCAGGGCCTGGGCAGCACCGAGGCCGTGCTGGACATGGAGTGCTCCGAGCTGGCTGTCGCCAAGGGGTATTTGAAGCAGTCCTCCCCTGAGCATCCCCTCACACAGCACCTCgctccctggggagcccctgCCTGCCACTTCTCCAGCCAGGTGGGGCCCCAAGTGCCcaccctgctgagctgggcagccccaggtgctccaCTGACCTCCAAAGCCAGCCCTGACCTGAAAACTCCCTTTGACCTGAACAtcttcagcagcactgccttccTGGGGCCGCTGCCCCTCATGCCCAGCCTCGGCTCCAGCTGGATCCCACTGCCCACCCAGgccctgggccagcccagggGGGACAGCAAGGACAGCCGCCTGTGA
- the SMIM35 gene encoding small integral membrane protein 35 isoform X2 yields the protein MDPRTGQEPVKVVGVVLGIGLALLILASFSYTFIRWYRRGHCQRRPDFVFNLYHSRRLGSVALELVPPFSISGSLGTSGSGYEPFHNQRP from the exons ATGGACCCCCGCACAG GACAAGAGCCTGTCAAGGTGGTCGGGGTTGTCTTGGGCAtcgggctggccctgctgatcCTGGCCAGTTTTAGCTACACCTTCATCCGCTGGTACCGGCGGGGCCACTGCCAGCGCC GGCCTGACTTTGTCTTCAACCTCTACCACTCGCG ccgGTTGGGGTCGGTGGCACTGGAGCTGGTGCCACCCTTCAGCATCAGCGGCTCACTGGGCACCTCGGGCAGTGGCTACGAACCCTTCCACAACCAGAGGCCATGA
- the TMPRSS13 gene encoding transmembrane protease serine 13: MDGKTSSTTASPSSVTPSLLHVSKASSIFGTRPPPPRENVLGISFKPYSPESGPAPSPCSACDSTRSSMFRAPCMSQRRLALIFCVSVLIVLLIALILLFMFWRSQTGILYKEPAESCKDSAVRCDGVVDCSQRSDELGCVRFSSEESLLHVYSSTESQWLPVCSSDWDESFSRKTCQQLGFQNASQTEYIPLRVPGKSLTVTDERETIQQSLNSSQCLTGKYVSLRCTTCGQRISGRIIGGKETSVNKWPWQVSVQYGPIHICGGTIIDAQWVLTAAHCFFMNSMKILDDWKVYGGVSDLKQPMEGIPVSQVIINSNYSDDHDDYDIALMKLSRPLTLSAQVRPACLPMYGQRFQTGRSCFITGFGKTRENEDNTSPKLREAEVKLIDYKICNSDKVYEGYLTPRMMCAGYLQGGKDACQGDSGGPLVCEDDGRWYVAGVTSWGTGCGQKNKPGVYTRVTKLLSWIYSKMESEND; encoded by the exons ATGGACGGCAAAACCTCCTCG ACCACTGCCTCGCCCAGCAGTGTcactcccagcctgctccatgTCTCCAAGGCCAGCAGCATCTTCGGCACCCGACCTCCACCGCCTCGAGAGAACGTCCTGGGCATCAGCTTCAAACCCTACAGCCCCGAGTCCGGCCCGGCCCCGAGCCCCTGCTCAGCCTGTGACAGCACAC gatcCTCCATGTTCAGAGCTCCCTGCATGAGCCAGCGGCGGCTCGCGCTCATCTTCTGCGTCTCCGTGCTCATCGTGCTGCTCATCGCCCTCATCCTGCTGT TCATGTTCTGGAGGTCACAGACGGGCATCCTGTACaaggagccagcagagagctgcaaggACAGCGCCGTGCGCTGCGACGGCGTCGTCGACTGCTCCCAGAGGAGCGACGAGCTGGGctgtg tGCGCTTCTCCTCCGAGGAGTCCTTGCTCCATGTCTACTCCAGCACCGAGAGCCAGTGGCTGCCAGTGTGCAGCAGTGACTGGGACGAGtccttctccaggaaaacctgccagcagctgggatttcAGAA tgcatcccagacCGAGTACATCCCCCTGCGTGTCCCTGGCAAGAGCCTCACGGTGACTGACGAGCGAGAGACCATCCAGCAGAGCCTCAACAG ctcccagtgtcTCACGGGAAAGTACGTCTCCCTGCGATGCACAA cctgcgGGCAGAGGATTTCTGGCCGGATCATCGGTGGGAAGGAGACCTCTGTGAACAAATGGCCCTGGCAGGTCAGCGTGCAATACGGGCCCATCCACATCTGCGGCGGCACCATCATCGACGCGCAGTGGGTGCTCACCGCTGCCCACTGCTTCTTCAt GAACAGCATGAAGATCCTGGACGACTGGAAGGTGTACGGAGGGGTGTCAGACTTGAAGCAGCCCATGGAGGgcatccctgtgtcccaggtCATCATCAACTCCAACTACAGCGACGACCACGACGACTACGACATCGCCCTCATGAAGCTCTCCAGGCCACTGACACTCTCAG cccaggtgcGCCCCGCCTGCCTGCCCATGTACGGCCAGCGATTCCAGACCGGCCGGTCCTGCTTCATCACCGGCTTCGGCAAGACCAGGGAGAACGAAG ATAACACCTCCCCGAAGCTGCGGGAGGCCGAGGTGAAGCTGATCGACTACAAGATCTGCAACAGCGACAAGGTGTACGAGGGCTACCTGACCCCCCGCATGATGTGCGCCGGGTACCTGCAGGGAGGCAAGGACGCCTGCCAG GGTGACAGTGGAGGGCCCCTGGTGTGTGAGGACGATGGCCGCTGGTATGTGGCCGGGGTGACGAGCTGGGGGACAGGATGCGGCCAGAAGAACAAGCCCGGAGTGTACACACGTGTGACAAAGCTCCTCAGCTGGATATACAGCAAAATGGAG AGCGAGAATGACTAA
- the IL10RA gene encoding interleukin-10 receptor subunit alpha isoform X2, with protein sequence MLSGHGPLCHRPGAQPGAAPCLPCPRYGTGVPWTAIPECSNTSEHSCDLTRYTPEPEQRYHARVRAVTQNLTSFWERTGSFFPQQAGPRLAGQSLSVMGNSIQVRLQLLLQPGNVSLEYSDFQREMSRYHVHLRRTRDNHTITVVKNSSEFTIRGLFWLTEYCLSVEPSLANRPVPTTRSAEQCVTTGHRDRSAELLPTILSSSFIILSLLGLLGALLLARTYIRKPVRTPSALKSFMKQSSLWVEHEPPSSGSLDADPIQQLFLCHKEHQPDSSPDSSPSTAQPPLEQGWKLPAWPKDQLGLLGPTGSRDSSGTSTDSGICLHIPSSSSSSSLSCSTGPEPQGYRQQLPMAEDSGVGLESPCPAAGCSSGSGNTSPGLCPAPGQAEVEFRGYLQQSKGTVEPERAPEQGEPLPGCAGSVQGLGSTEAVLDMECSELAVAKGYLKQSSPEHPLTQHLAPWGAPACHFSSQVGPQVPTLLSWAAPGAPLTSKASPDLKTPFDLNIFSSTAFLGPLPLMPSLGSSWIPLPTQALGQPRGDSKDSRL encoded by the exons ATGCTGAGCGGCCATGGTCCCCTCTGCCACCGCCCTGGCGCTCAGCCTGGCGCTGCTCcttgcctgccctgcccacg ctACGGCACCGGCGTCCCCTGGACAGCCATCCCAGAGTGCAGCAACACCTCGGAGCACTCCTGTGACCTCACCCGCTACACCCCGGAGCCGGAGCAGCGCTACCACGCGCGGGTCAGGGCCGTGACCCAAAACCTCACGTCCTTCTGGGAAAGGACCGGCAGCTTCTTCCCACAGCAAG CTGGCCCGCGCCTGGCGGGCCAGAGCCTCTCCGTGATGGGCAACTCCATCCAGGTgcggctgcagctgctgctccagcccggGAACGTCAGCCTGGAGTACAGCGACTTCCAGAGGGAAATGTCCCGCTACCACGTGCACCTCAGGAGGACACGGGACAACCACACG ATCACGGTGGTGAAGAACAGCAGCGAGTTCACCATCAGGGGGCTGTTCTGGCTCACAGAGTACTGCCTGAGCgtggagcccagcctggccaacAGGCCCGTCCCCACCACGCGCTCTGCTGAGCAGTGTGTCACCACCGGCCACAGGGACA GGAGTGCAGAGCTCCTCCCGaccatcctcagctcctccttcaTCATCCTCTCCTTGTTGGGCctcctgggggctctgctgctggcacggACCTACATCAGGAAACCTGTGAGGACCCCGTCCGCCCTG aaGTCCTTCATGAAGCAGAGCTCACTCTGGGTGGAGCACGAGCCCCCATCCTCAGGAAGCCTGGATGCAGACCccatccagcagctcttcctgtgCCACAAGGAGCACCAGCCAGACAGCAGCCCtgacagcagccccagcacagcccagccgcccctggagcagggctggaagctcCCAGCATGGCCCAAGGACCAGCTGGGCCTGCTGGGGCCCACggggagcagagacagcagcGGCACCAGCACCGACAGCGGCATCTGCCTGCacatcccctcctcctcctcctcctcctccctgagctgctccacgGGCCCCGAGCCCCAGGGctacaggcagcagctgcccatgGCTGAGGACAGTGGGGTGGGCTTGgagagcccctgccctgctgctggctgctcctctggcagtgggaacaccagcccagggctgtgccctgcccctgGCCAGGCAGAAGTGGAGTTCCGGGGGTACCTGCAGCAGTCCAAGGGCACCGTGGAGCCAGAGCGGGCCCcggagcagggagagcccctCCCGGGCTGTGCAGGGTCCGTGCAGGGCCTGGGCAGCACCGAGGCCGTGCTGGACATGGAGTGCTCCGAGCTGGCTGTCGCCAAGGGGTATTTGAAGCAGTCCTCCCCTGAGCATCCCCTCACACAGCACCTCgctccctggggagcccctgCCTGCCACTTCTCCAGCCAGGTGGGGCCCCAAGTGCCcaccctgctgagctgggcagccccaggtgctccaCTGACCTCCAAAGCCAGCCCTGACCTGAAAACTCCCTTTGACCTGAACAtcttcagcagcactgccttccTGGGGCCGCTGCCCCTCATGCCCAGCCTCGGCTCCAGCTGGATCCCACTGCCCACCCAGgccctgggccagcccagggGGGACAGCAAGGACAGCCGCCTGTGA
- the SMIM35 gene encoding small integral membrane protein 35 isoform X1: MDPRTGQEPVKVVGVVLGIGLALLILASFSYTFIRWYRRGHCQRREYGRGQGRGGDRRMGDRAGGLRAQGCRAWGVGTTGDGNPWCRGSGPSWEHSEVRRRCTAMSWCCPAACPACPHPATHGKAKVGSRQHMALTPLPPLPHASPGPDFVFNLYHSRRLGSVALELVPPFSISGSLGTSGSGYEPFHNQRP; this comes from the exons ATGGACCCCCGCACAG GACAAGAGCCTGTCAAGGTGGTCGGGGTTGTCTTGGGCAtcgggctggccctgctgatcCTGGCCAGTTTTAGCTACACCTTCATCCGCTGGTACCGGCGGGGCCACTGCCAGCGCCGTGAGTAcggcaggggacagggcaggggaggggacaggaggatgggagacagggcaggggggctcagagcacagggctgcagggcctggggtGTGGGGACCACGGGAGATGGGAACCCCTGGTGCAGGGGGTCAGGGCCAAGCTGGGAGCACTCTGAGGTGAGGAGGAGATGCACAGCGATGTCCTGGTGCTGTCCTGCTGCGtgtcctgcctgtccccaccctgccacTCATGGCAAAGCAAAGGTGGGTTCACGGCAACACATGGCTCTGacacctctccctcctcttcctcatgcCTCCCCAGGGCCTGACTTTGTCTTCAACCTCTACCACTCGCG ccgGTTGGGGTCGGTGGCACTGGAGCTGGTGCCACCCTTCAGCATCAGCGGCTCACTGGGCACCTCGGGCAGTGGCTACGAACCCTTCCACAACCAGAGGCCATGA